One part of the Magallana gigas chromosome 5, xbMagGiga1.1, whole genome shotgun sequence genome encodes these proteins:
- the LOC117681380 gene encoding proton-coupled zinc antiporter SLC30A2 codes for MADLLSTPPRSSPLLAASPDISRGPDSRHRCSIDVGADMHEKELDPEIQRIFQSSEEGSRKGSHCHAMKEKIGVDKRARRKLIIASTLCVLFMIGEIIGGVLAGSLAIISDAAHLLTDFASFMISLLALMLATRSPSKKFSFGWYRAEILGALLSILFLWILTGVLFYMAVRRVIDQNYTINATIMLITAACGVAFNIIMGISLGHHGHNHSHQKEPSNSKTDASNSNPGLSVQEAVRHESYGAINSNDSDTEPLVQVKDTHKERENINVKAAFIHVVGDLIQSIGVLIAAFIIYFKPEWKLADPICTFLFSLIVMVTTFKIFLDIVNVLMEGTPRGIDITSVRRSFLKIPGVKDVHNLRLWSLSMDKIALSVHLAVDSPTDPLKTLRLGSAMVRLKYDISESTIQVEEYVDEMDDCTHCQGAK; via the exons ATGGCTGACCTTCTGTCAACGCCCCCTAGGAGCTCGCCACTTTTAGCCGCATCACCAGACATAAGTCGGGGACCTGACTCTCGGCATAGATGTTCTATAGATGTAGGCGCGGATATGCACGAAAAAGAATTAGACCCCGAGAttcaaag AATCTTCCAGAGTTCTGAAGAAGGATCAAGAAAAG GATCACATTGCCATGCAATGAAAGAGAAGATTGGAGTTGACAAGCGAGCTAGAAGAAAATTGATCATTGCCAGTACCCTGTGTGTTCTTTTCATGATTGGAGAAATCATtg GTGGGGTATTAGCAGGAAGTTTGGCCATTATATCAGATGCAGCTCATTTGTTGACTGACTTTGCCAGTTTTATGATCAGTCTTCTAGCCCTGATGCTTGCAACAAGGTCACCCTCCAAGAAGTTTAGCTTTGGATGGTATCGCGCAG AAATCCTTGGAGCGTTGCTATCGATTTTGTTCCTGTGGATTCTAACTGGAGTGTTGTTCTACATGGCGGTGAGGAGAGTGATTGATCAGAACTATACAATCAATGCTACAATCATGCTGATCACTGCAGCATGTGGCGTAGCATTTAATATCAT AATGGGTATATCATTAGGACATCATGGACACAACCATTCTCATCAGAAGGAGCCCAGCAACTCAAAG ACAGATGCATCAAATAGTAATCCAGGACTATCGGTACAAGAGGCTGTGAGACACGAATCCTATGGAGCTATAAATAGTAACGACAGTGACACCGAGCCTTTAGTACAGGTCAAGGACACTCATAAAGAGAGAGAAAACATCAATGTCAAGGCTGCCTTCATTCACGTGGTGGGGGATCTTATACAAAGTATTGGTGTCCTGATTGCAGCTTTCATTATCTATTTTAAG CCTGAATGGAAGCTGGCAGACCCCATCTGTACCTTTTTGTTCTCTTTAATTGTGATGGTTACCACATTCAAGATATTTTTGGACATTGTAAATGTGCTAATGGAAG GGACGCCGAGGGGCATCGATATTACATCAGTAAGGAGGAGTTTCCTCAAAATTCCAGGAGTTAAAGATGTTCACAACCTCAGACTGTGGTCGTTATCAATGGATAAAATCGCCTTATCAGTTCATTTAGCAGTCG ATTCGCCAACAGATCCATTGAAAACTCTAAGGCTTGGTTCAGCTATGGTTCGTTTAAAATACGACATTTCTGAGAGTACCATTCAAGTGGAGGAATATGTGGATGAAATGGACGACTGTACGCATTGTCAGGGTGCGAAATAG
- the LOC105329540 gene encoding proton-coupled zinc antiporter SLC30A2, with protein sequence MTSSDSMTLDLRRDSKEGSEKSNDDPLSHHCHTEKNQDIFDKKARRQLIIASIFCSLFMVGEAVGGALAGSLAIMSDAAHLLTDFASFGISLVAMHLTVKRRTKKLSFGWYRAEIIGALVSILFLWILTGVLVYLGVERIINPDYTIDPLIMLITASVGVVINVIMGATLHQPGHHHHHSHGGSPTYTPTDSGHQSQNEDNSHETDKHLLDDKQKLVEYGAISNQNVHDVEKNDHGHSHKKEKNINVRAAFIHVLGDLVQSLGVLIAAIIIWFKPEWKIADPICTFLFSILVVFTTMHIVKDIIYVLMEGAPRTVNFTDVSQSLLEIDGVKEVHDLRMWSLSMNKVAIAVHLAVEKDRDPMDVLRISTRIVRKKFGISESVIQIEEYHPTMSECNECQDPPD encoded by the exons TGAGTCACCATTGTCATACAGAGAAAAATCAGGACATTTTTGACAAGAAAGCTCGGAGACAGCTCATCATTGCTAGTATCTTCTGCTCTCTCTTTATGGTTGGAGAAGCTGTCG GGGGCGCGTTGGCCGGAAGTCTTGCCATTATGTCTGATGCCGCTCACCTGCTGACAGATTTCGCTAGTTTTGGAATTAGTTTGGTAGCTATGCATTTAACAGTTAAAAGGAGAACTAAAAAATTAAGCTTCGGATGGTACAGAGCAG AAATCATCGGTGCCTTGGTGTCCATTTTGTTTCTATGGATACTGACCGGCGTGCTAGTTTACCTGGGCGTGGAGAGGATCATCAACCCAGACTACACCATAGACCCTCTCATCATGCTGATCACGGCGTCCGTCGGCGTGGTCATCAACGTCAT CATGGGTGCCACGCTCCACCAGCCAggccaccaccaccaccactcTCATGGTGGTTCCCCCACCTACACTCCAACGGACAGTGGCCACCAAAGTCAGAACGAGGATAACTCCCATGAAACGGACAAGCACCTGCTAGACGACAAACAGAAGCTGGTGGAATACGGAGCCATATCCAATCAAAACGTTCACGACGTCGAGAAAAATGACCATGGTCATTCCCACAAGAAGGAGAAGAATATCAATGTCCGAGCAGCCTTTATCCACGTCCTCGGGGACCTGGTGCAGAGCCTCGGGGTGCTGATTGCGGCCATTATCATCTGGTTCAAG CCGGAGTGGAAGATAGCAGACCCAATATGTACGTTCCTCTTCTCTATTCTGGTCGTATTCACAACAATGCACATTGTCAAAGACATCATTTACGTGTTGATGGAAG GTGCTCCCCGAACGGTGAACTTTACAGACGTATCCCAGAGCCTGTTGGAGATTGACGGGGTCAAGGAGGTGCATGACCTCAGGATGTGGTCCCTGTCAATGAACAAAGTCGCAATAGCCGTGCATCTGGCAGTCG AGAAGGACAGAGATCCAATGGATGTGCTGAGGATAAGTACCCGCATAGTCCGAAAGAAGTTCGGTATATCGGAGAGCGTGATTCAGATTGAGGAGTATCATCCTACTATGTCTGAATGCAATGAATGCCAGGATCCGCCCGACTAA
- the LOC105329538 gene encoding uncharacterized protein, producing the protein MSTLAVPVSVKRSSSQRSPPRAKRGADVRRTNSFNLLARPSKPGDRLNVELLYSLTPYKENVDEVSEYARSILINAIKMEPHVHDIFFPNENPDPVLDYIDTRGFPMDKLATALVAESISKIKDEYKFHQMIDKSSLQDVLRDIYNGLQWKKLGFCLYSLTYPDVVRDQKTGVCLRDFIDDNGHVWAEKLLAHIMEPRWTLTWMFRIVRGQCTEADYNREMNALFVKIHLLDPQVVIPAFQFLLNQKALPSVNLELATRNYLGGSLDSSLLDEEVMAAEHKDSVPLNASRISLSDLEVTHGVEVEEFITSECRTLDIWNEKRPENSKLSKARDRCVVM; encoded by the exons ATGTCGACATTAGCAGTGCCCGTTTCTGTGAAGAGGAGTTCCTCCCAGAGGTCACCACCCCGGGCCAAGAGAGGGGCGGATGTCAGGAGGACAAACAGCTTCAACCTCCTAGCCCGGCCCAGCAAACCGGGGGATCGCCTGAACGTGGAGTTGCTTTACAGTCTTACTCCATATAAAGAAAATGTGGATGAAGTCTCGGAATATGCTCGCTCAATACTGATTAACGCAATTAAAATGGAACCCCATGTGCATGACATTTTCTTTCCAAACGAGAATCCAGACCCAGTGTTAGATTATATAGATACCCGAGGGTTTCCAATGGACAAACTTGCAACGGCTTTGGTTGCTGAAAGCATATCTAAGATAAAAGACGAGTATAAGTTTCATCAAATGATTGATAAAAGCTCGCTACAAGATGTGTTGAGAGATATTTATAATGGTCTGCAATGGAAAAAACTTG GTTTCTGTCTCTACTCGTTGACATATCCAGATGTGGTCAGAGACCAGAAAACGGGGGTCTGTCTACGAGATTTCATCGACGACAATGG GCACGTCTGGGCAGAGAAACTCCTGGCCCACATTATGGAGCCTCGCTGGACTCTAACGTGGATGTTCCGTATAGTGCGAGGACAGTGCACGGAGGCGGACTATAACAGAGAAATGAACGCTCTCTTTGTCAAAATCCACCTTCTGGACCCGCAAGTGGTTATACCTGCCTTCCAGTTCCTGCTCAACCAGAAAG CACTTCCGTCAGTAAATTTAGAGCTAGCAACAAGGAACTACCTTGGCGGGTCTTTAGACTCCTCCCTCTTAGACGAGGAAGTAATGGCGGCTGAACACAAAGACTCGGTACCTCTGAACGCCTCACGGATCAGCCTCTCCGACCTGGAGGTAACCCACGGGGTGGAGGTAGAGGAATTTATCACCAGTGAATGCAGAACTCTTGACATCTGGAACGAAAAACGGCCTGAAAACTCCAAACTCTCCAAAGCACGTGACCGATGTGTCGTCATGTAA